The proteins below are encoded in one region of Caballeronia sp. SL2Y3:
- a CDS encoding beta-xylosidase, which translates to MSASRKRIAATLLAGFAAATSLCASAQITKPEGSDQQENRTSDSTARANPSGVAVHETQKPQSKDAAGASRGKTVGKEHSTNGAGGFNNGLYGTGAGNNK; encoded by the coding sequence ATGTCCGCATCACGCAAACGAATCGCCGCCACGCTGCTCGCGGGCTTCGCCGCCGCAACCAGCCTGTGCGCCAGCGCGCAGATCACGAAACCGGAAGGCTCGGATCAGCAGGAGAACCGCACGTCCGATTCGACTGCGCGCGCCAATCCGTCCGGCGTCGCCGTGCATGAGACGCAGAAGCCGCAGTCGAAGGACGCGGCGGGCGCATCGCGTGGGAAGACCGTCGGCAAGGAACACTCGACGAACGGCGCCGGCGGCTTCAACAACGGGTTGTACGGCACGGGCGCGGGCAACAACAAGTAG